A window of the Synechococcus sp. LTW-R genome harbors these coding sequences:
- a CDS encoding DUF2808 domain-containing protein: protein MSVLTSSPGWTLELNGQSFFTQPPWRVEFTNYDWYVDAGGPEYNFTVALAENAGVHLGGLVITQTSGSDQTFWIDPKETSAFFGRPRQEGEAIPVEAQFHEQKRSMRVDFPDPPPPGSTLTVVLRPPNNPSLNDLYLFAVEALPAGPNPSAAPLGFARMEILDGWDR, encoded by the coding sequence TTGAGCGTCCTGACTTCCAGCCCAGGCTGGACGCTCGAACTCAACGGTCAGAGCTTTTTCACCCAGCCCCCCTGGCGGGTGGAGTTCACCAACTACGACTGGTACGTCGATGCCGGCGGCCCCGAGTACAACTTCACGGTCGCGCTGGCCGAGAACGCGGGTGTCCATCTCGGGGGCCTGGTGATCACCCAAACCTCAGGGAGCGATCAAACCTTCTGGATCGATCCCAAGGAAACCAGCGCGTTCTTCGGCCGCCCGCGCCAAGAAGGCGAGGCCATTCCAGTCGAAGCCCAGTTCCATGAGCAAAAACGCAGCATGCGTGTGGATTTTCCCGATCCACCACCTCCAGGTTCGACACTGACCGTGGTTCTGCGGCCGCCCAACAATCCCTCTCTGAACGACCTCTATCTGTTTGCGGTCGAGGCGCTTCCGGCAGGACCGAACCCTTCGGCTGCTCCGCTCGGGTTCGCGCGGATGGAAATCCTGGATGGCTGGGATCGTTAA